CTGGCCCACGCGGGGGAGGTGCTGCGCGGCATCAATCCCCTCGCCCGCCTCGTGCCCGTGGAGCGCGGGCAGGTGGACGCCGACGCTCTCCTCGCCCGCGACGACTTCGACCCGCGCGTGGTGGAGGACGCCCCGGCGGTCACGCACACGCCCGGCCTGGGGAGCTTCACCCTGCGCGCCGACCGCCCGCTGGACCCGTACCGCTGGCAACGCTTCCTGACGAGTCACATCCTCTCCCGCCCCGCCGAGGTGCTGCGGGTGAAGGGCTTCCTCAGCCTGCACGGCTACCCCCAGCGGGTGCTGTTTCAGGCCGTGCGCGACCTCTTCACCGCCGACGCCTGGGACGAGGCGGACGGGCGCACCGAACTCGTGTTCATCGGACGGGGGCTGGACCGGGCAGAGTACGCGGCGGCGTTCGCGGGCTGCGTGGTGGAGGAGGTGCCCGCCTGAGAGGGCTGCCGTATCCTCCCGCCATGACCCCACCCGAGTCAGCATTGCACCCCGACCTGCACCTGCCCACCCCGGACGACCTCGCCCGCCTGAGTCCCGAGGAGGTCGCCGCCGGGCTGAACGGGCTTCAGGGCACCCTCGGCTCCCGGCTGGGCATCGAACTCCTCACCGCCACCCGCGAGCGCATCACCGCCCGGATGCCCGTGGAGGGCAACCGCCAGCCTGCCGGACGGCTCCACGGCGGCGCAAGCCTCGCCCTGGCCGAAGAACTCGCCAGCGTGGGCACTTGGCTCAATCTGGACGTGCGGCGGCAGATCGGCGTCGGCGTGGACGTGAGCGGGACCCACGTGCGCGGCGTGACAGATGGTTTTGTCACCGCCGAGGCCACGCTCGCCTACCGGGG
Above is a window of Deinococcus sp. YIM 134068 DNA encoding:
- a CDS encoding PaaI family thioesterase, encoding MTPPESALHPDLHLPTPDDLARLSPEEVAAGLNGLQGTLGSRLGIELLTATRERITARMPVEGNRQPAGRLHGGASLALAEELASVGTWLNLDVRRQIGVGVDVSGTHVRGVTDGFVTAEATLAYRGRSVMVWTVEVRDERGRTTTLARCTCNVINHGG